A part of Salvelinus sp. IW2-2015 linkage group LG16, ASM291031v2, whole genome shotgun sequence genomic DNA contains:
- the gorab gene encoding RAB6-interacting golgin isoform X2, with product MLLHQQRTHRLLPGSWKNKSREKTRIELLQQDQKMMKERNKRKKALLTKTIAEKSKQTQAESVKLKRIQKELQTLDNMVSNDICILRGVIEQASWDYNTARKRYEKAESEYVTAKLDLHKKTEIKEQLTEHLCAIIQQNELRKAHKLEELLQQLHLQATEEEQEEERKEEERKREEEERKREEEERKQKSVMENQGEANVPSPPDTGSTPGVETETQAGSAMLQQDYPAVTGSDQDCKTANIPLAGQSEVEAPAS from the exons ATGCTCCTGCACCAGCAGAGGACACACCGCCTATTGCCAGGGAGTTGGAAAAACAAGAG TCGGGAGAAGACTCGCATAGAGCTGCTTCAGCAAGACCAAAAGATGATGAAAGAGAGGAATAAGCGCAAGAAAGCCCTCCTGACCAAGACCATCGCTGAGAA ATCCAAACAGACCCAGGCAGAGTCAGTGAAGCTGAAGAGGATCCAGAAAGAGTTGCAGACTCTGGACAATATGGTGTCCAACGACATCTGCATTCTGAGAGGTGTGATAGAGCAGGCCAGCTGGGACTATAACACTGCAAG GAAGCGCTATGAGAAGGCGGAGTCTGAGTATGTGACGGCCAAGCTGGACCTCCACAAGAAGACAGAGATAAAGGAGCAGCTGACGGAGCACCTGTGTGCCATCATCCAGCAGAACGAGCTCCGCAAGGCCCACAAGCTGGAGGAGCTGCTGCAGCAACTACACCTCCAGGCCACggaggaggaacaggaagaggagaggaaggaggaggagaggaagcgggaggaggaggagaggaagcgggaggaggaggagaggaagcagaaGAGTGTCATGGAGAACCAGGGAGAGGCAAATGTCCCGTCTCCCCCAGATACAGGGTCCACACCAGGGGTAGAGACTGAGACACAGGCAGGCAGTGCCATGCTCCAGCAGGACTACCCTGCAGTGACGGGGAGCGATCAGGACTGTAAAACGGCCAACATCCCCCTAGCGGGGCAGAGCGAGGTTGAGGCCCCGGCTTCCTGA
- the gorab gene encoding RAB6-interacting golgin isoform X3 — protein MMKERNKRKKALLTKTIAEKSKQTQAESVKLKRIQKELQTLDNMVSNDICILRGVIEQASWDYNTARKRYEKAESEYVTAKLDLHKKTEIKEQLTEHLCAIIQQNELRKAHKLEELLQQLHLQATEEEQEEERKEEERKREEEERKREEEERKQKSVMENQGEANVPSPPDTGSTPGVETETQAGSAMLQQDYPAVTGSDQDCKTANIPLAGQSEVEAPAS, from the exons ATGATGAAAGAGAGGAATAAGCGCAAGAAAGCCCTCCTGACCAAGACCATCGCTGAGAA ATCCAAACAGACCCAGGCAGAGTCAGTGAAGCTGAAGAGGATCCAGAAAGAGTTGCAGACTCTGGACAATATGGTGTCCAACGACATCTGCATTCTGAGAGGTGTGATAGAGCAGGCCAGCTGGGACTATAACACTGCAAG GAAGCGCTATGAGAAGGCGGAGTCTGAGTATGTGACGGCCAAGCTGGACCTCCACAAGAAGACAGAGATAAAGGAGCAGCTGACGGAGCACCTGTGTGCCATCATCCAGCAGAACGAGCTCCGCAAGGCCCACAAGCTGGAGGAGCTGCTGCAGCAACTACACCTCCAGGCCACggaggaggaacaggaagaggagaggaaggaggaggagaggaagcgggaggaggaggagaggaagcgggaggaggaggagaggaagcagaaGAGTGTCATGGAGAACCAGGGAGAGGCAAATGTCCCGTCTCCCCCAGATACAGGGTCCACACCAGGGGTAGAGACTGAGACACAGGCAGGCAGTGCCATGCTCCAGCAGGACTACCCTGCAGTGACGGGGAGCGATCAGGACTGTAAAACGGCCAACATCCCCCTAGCGGGGCAGAGCGAGGTTGAGGCCCCGGCTTCCTGA
- the gorab gene encoding RAB6-interacting golgin isoform X1 yields the protein MAGWSGFSEEELRKLQQKDQAVPAALGRGRKPAPTNRSRQQLQRERALQLATQQKSGPGSSALPPEQQLTKPSPQPTKALPQAVIQPVVTPTKPVEEPSQKETLAVNHAPAPAEDTPPIARELEKQEVKFREKTRIELLQQDQKMMKERNKRKKALLTKTIAEKSKQTQAESVKLKRIQKELQTLDNMVSNDICILRGVIEQASWDYNTARKRYEKAESEYVTAKLDLHKKTEIKEQLTEHLCAIIQQNELRKAHKLEELLQQLHLQATEEEQEEERKEEERKREEEERKREEEERKQKSVMENQGEANVPSPPDTGSTPGVETETQAGSAMLQQDYPAVTGSDQDCKTANIPLAGQSEVEAPAS from the exons ATGGCTGGATGGTCAGGGTTTTCGGAAGAGGAGCTACGAAAGTTGCAGCAAAAAG ACCAGGCGGTGCCTGCGGCTTTAGGTCGTGGACGGAAACCAGCTCCTACTAACCGGAGTCGGCAGCAGTTGCAGCGAGAGAGAGCCCTCCAGTTAGCCACTCAGCAAAAGAGTGGACCCGGCTCGTCTGCACTACCACCCGAGCAGCAGCTAACCAAGCCTTCGCCGCAGCCCACTAAGGCCCTGCCGCAGGCTGTCATTCAGCCCGTCGTCACCCCCACAAAGCCGGTGGAGGAACCCAGCCAAAAAGAGACCCTTGCCGTAAACCATGCTCCTGCACCAGCAGAGGACACACCGCCTATTGCCAGGGAGTTGGAAAAACAAGAGGTGAAATT TCGGGAGAAGACTCGCATAGAGCTGCTTCAGCAAGACCAAAAGATGATGAAAGAGAGGAATAAGCGCAAGAAAGCCCTCCTGACCAAGACCATCGCTGAGAA ATCCAAACAGACCCAGGCAGAGTCAGTGAAGCTGAAGAGGATCCAGAAAGAGTTGCAGACTCTGGACAATATGGTGTCCAACGACATCTGCATTCTGAGAGGTGTGATAGAGCAGGCCAGCTGGGACTATAACACTGCAAG GAAGCGCTATGAGAAGGCGGAGTCTGAGTATGTGACGGCCAAGCTGGACCTCCACAAGAAGACAGAGATAAAGGAGCAGCTGACGGAGCACCTGTGTGCCATCATCCAGCAGAACGAGCTCCGCAAGGCCCACAAGCTGGAGGAGCTGCTGCAGCAACTACACCTCCAGGCCACggaggaggaacaggaagaggagaggaaggaggaggagaggaagcgggaggaggaggagaggaagcgggaggaggaggagaggaagcagaaGAGTGTCATGGAGAACCAGGGAGAGGCAAATGTCCCGTCTCCCCCAGATACAGGGTCCACACCAGGGGTAGAGACTGAGACACAGGCAGGCAGTGCCATGCTCCAGCAGGACTACCCTGCAGTGACGGGGAGCGATCAGGACTGTAAAACGGCCAACATCCCCCTAGCGGGGCAGAGCGAGGTTGAGGCCCCGGCTTCCTGA
- the gorab gene encoding RAB6-interacting golgin isoform X4, translating into MAGWSGFSEEELRKLQQKDQAVPAALGRGRKPAPTNRSRQQLQRERALQLATQQKSGPGSSALPPEQQLTKPSPQPTKALPQAVIQPVVTPTKPVEEPSQKETLAVNHAPAPAEDTPPIARELEKQEVKFREKTRIELLQQDQKMMKERNKRKKALLTKTIAEKSKQTQAESVKLKRIQKELQTLDNMVSNDICILRGVIEQASWDYNTAR; encoded by the exons ATGGCTGGATGGTCAGGGTTTTCGGAAGAGGAGCTACGAAAGTTGCAGCAAAAAG ACCAGGCGGTGCCTGCGGCTTTAGGTCGTGGACGGAAACCAGCTCCTACTAACCGGAGTCGGCAGCAGTTGCAGCGAGAGAGAGCCCTCCAGTTAGCCACTCAGCAAAAGAGTGGACCCGGCTCGTCTGCACTACCACCCGAGCAGCAGCTAACCAAGCCTTCGCCGCAGCCCACTAAGGCCCTGCCGCAGGCTGTCATTCAGCCCGTCGTCACCCCCACAAAGCCGGTGGAGGAACCCAGCCAAAAAGAGACCCTTGCCGTAAACCATGCTCCTGCACCAGCAGAGGACACACCGCCTATTGCCAGGGAGTTGGAAAAACAAGAGGTGAAATT TCGGGAGAAGACTCGCATAGAGCTGCTTCAGCAAGACCAAAAGATGATGAAAGAGAGGAATAAGCGCAAGAAAGCCCTCCTGACCAAGACCATCGCTGAGAA ATCCAAACAGACCCAGGCAGAGTCAGTGAAGCTGAAGAGGATCCAGAAAGAGTTGCAGACTCTGGACAATATGGTGTCCAACGACATCTGCATTCTGAGAGGTGTGATAGAGCAGGCCAGCTGGGACTATAACACTGCAAGGTAA